Proteins encoded together in one Dermacentor variabilis isolate Ectoservices chromosome 2, ASM5094787v1, whole genome shotgun sequence window:
- the LOC142572783 gene encoding uncharacterized protein LOC142572783 isoform X1, giving the protein MQLKARAGSGRRSQFPLCHSSFLMRNRVDCRWDVAAVALLANLFASATNRGMGWFYVAFIEEFSVDRQTASWPGSILLACYRSSGMLVAVLHKRISLFWIGLVGSVFLWGGMMASAFAPSIAWMSFTMGFVHGIGAGVTLLSHTVVILQYFSKYRGIAVGLLLTSGPISALLFPAVMSALTVAYGFRGALTVFSAIIMNIFAFRVMLKEPLWLSSAGERTQRHVRRSRHVLKTTKQLTECDASLLTKADEPAGTAFSLQKLLQEAHRRSISNLEVETVDIEEDVPKTEICLTEHDILRPMKDACSKHSEEFMSACQGFKQSCVAKVDRSESLLSDEQDAEARLLLGPTNSLTTPDAHLEELYQDNTTEKQSPQVCQAYRKIDKDVKTMALEYEGGKPAASKAIVSTISRQLLLRALQNIVPSTSSTASFIAAVLASMLLDYVNSVHLFTMVDYARDKGVSHMHASMALTYAAAPEIFGRLLLPYIADIGWVSRPSLACACTIAAGILFGVTPETKQVMHLVVRALSSVLMAALLTMRQVLVADYMGPEAVSLVSGVSGSLLVPVLLCNPMIFGYFRDKMGSYDNLYRIVAGIICGTGLVLFVYLFRSSRSKGTTIKSSMGAL; this is encoded by the exons ATGCAGTTAAAGGCCAGAGCAGGATCCGGCAGGCGAAGCCAGTTTCCTCTGTGCCATTCCAG CTTCCTGATGCGGAACCGCGTCGACTGCCGATGGGACGTGGCTGCAGTGGCACTGCTGGCTAATCTTTTTGCGTCAGCCACCAATAGAGGCATGGGTTGGTTCTACGTGGCCTTTATTGAGGAGTTCAGCGTGGATCGCCAGACCGCCTCGTGGCCAGGCTCCATTTTGTTGGCCTGCTACCGATCCTCCG GTATGCTGGTCGCTGTACTGCACAAGCGCATTTCACTGTTTTGGATTGGCCTTGTGGGCAGCGTTTTCCTCTGGGGAGGTATGATGGCATCTGCGTTTGCCCCAAGCATTGCCTGGATGTCTTTTACTATGGGATTTGTTCATG GTATCGGTGCCGGGGTGACATTGCTATCGCACACGGTAGTGATCTTGCAGTACTTCAGCAAATACCGGGGCATAGCAGTAGGTCTCCTGCTAACATCAGGTCCCATCAGCGCCCTTTTATTTCCTGCGGTGATGTCTGCCCTGACTGTTGCGTACGGGTTCCGCGGAGCCTTGACTGTCTTCAGTGCTATCATCATGAATATATTCGCGTTCAGGGTAATGCTGAAAGAGCCGCTTTGGCTTAGCTCTGCAGGAGAAAGGACACAAAGACATGTTCGACGCAGCAGGCACGTGTTGAAGACAACCAAACAGCTAACTGAGTGCGACGCTTCACTTCTCACGAAAGCGGACGAACCGGCTGGCACCGCCTTTTCGTTACAAAAACTGCTTCAAGAGGCTCACAGACGCAGTATATCGAACTTAGAAGTGGAAACGGTGGACATTGAAGAAGATGTTCCCAAAACCGAAATATGTTTAACGGAACACGACATCTTGAGACCCATGAAAGACGCCTGTTCTAAACACAGCGAAGAATTTATGTCCGCTTGCCAAGGCTTTAAACAGAGTTGCGTAGCCAAAGTGGACAGGAGCGAGTCCTTGCTATCAGATGAACAAGACGCTGAGGCTAGACTTCTTTTAGGCCCTACGAATTCATTAACCACTCCCGATGCGCATCTTGAGGAGCTGTATCAGGATAATACAACGGAAAAACAATCACCTCAAGTTTGTCAGGCATACAGGAAAATTGACAAGGACGTGAAAACAATGGCTCTCGAATATGAAGGCGGTAAACCAGCGGCTTCGAAGGCCATAGTTTCGACAATCTCGCGACAACTGCTACTTAGGGCTCTTCAGAACATCGTTCCAAGCACGTCGTCTACAGCGAGCTTCATTGCAGCCGTCTTGGCTTCAATGCTGCTGGACTACGTGAACTCAGTGCACCTTTTCACAATGGTGGACTACGCGCGTGACAAGGGCGTCTCTCATATGCATGCTTCAATGGCCCTCACATACGCAGCAGCACCGGAGATCTTTGGGCGTCTGCTTTTACCTTACATCGCGGATATCGGTTGGGTGAGCAGACCATCTTTAGCCTGTGCATGTACGATAGCAGCCGGGATACTGTTCGGAGTCACTCCAGAGACAAAGCAAGTAATGCACCTCGTCGTTCGGGCGCTATCATCGGTGTTAATGGCGGCACTTTTGACAATGAGGCAAGTGCTGGTAGCTGACTACATGGGGCCCGAGGCCGTCAGTCTGGTCTCAGGAGTGTCGGGCTCGCTTCTTGTTCCAGTACTGTTGTGCAACCCGATGATATTTG GTTATTTCCGGGACAAAATGGGCTCCTATGACAACCTCTACCGCATCGTGGCTGGGATTATTTGCGGCACTGGACTtgttctttttgtctatttatttCGCTCAAGCAGGTCGAAAGGGACAACCATAAAAAGCAGCATGGGTGCATTGTGA
- the LOC142572783 gene encoding monocarboxylate transporter 5-like isoform X3, with protein MQLKARAGSGRRSQFPLCHSSFLMRNRVDCRWDVAAVALLANLFASATNRGMGWFYVAFIEEFSVDRQTASWPGSILLACYRSSGMLVAVLHKRISLFWIGLVGSVFLWGGMMASAFAPSIAWMSFTMGFVHGYFRDKMGSYDNLYRIVAGIICGTGLVLFVYLFRSSRSKGTTIKSSMGAL; from the exons ATGCAGTTAAAGGCCAGAGCAGGATCCGGCAGGCGAAGCCAGTTTCCTCTGTGCCATTCCAG CTTCCTGATGCGGAACCGCGTCGACTGCCGATGGGACGTGGCTGCAGTGGCACTGCTGGCTAATCTTTTTGCGTCAGCCACCAATAGAGGCATGGGTTGGTTCTACGTGGCCTTTATTGAGGAGTTCAGCGTGGATCGCCAGACCGCCTCGTGGCCAGGCTCCATTTTGTTGGCCTGCTACCGATCCTCCG GTATGCTGGTCGCTGTACTGCACAAGCGCATTTCACTGTTTTGGATTGGCCTTGTGGGCAGCGTTTTCCTCTGGGGAGGTATGATGGCATCTGCGTTTGCCCCAAGCATTGCCTGGATGTCTTTTACTATGGGATTTGTTCATG GTTATTTCCGGGACAAAATGGGCTCCTATGACAACCTCTACCGCATCGTGGCTGGGATTATTTGCGGCACTGGACTtgttctttttgtctatttatttCGCTCAAGCAGGTCGAAAGGGACAACCATAAAAAGCAGCATGGGTGCATTGTGA
- the LOC142572783 gene encoding uncharacterized protein LOC142572783 isoform X2: MRNRVDCRWDVAAVALLANLFASATNRGMGWFYVAFIEEFSVDRQTASWPGSILLACYRSSGMLVAVLHKRISLFWIGLVGSVFLWGGMMASAFAPSIAWMSFTMGFVHGIGAGVTLLSHTVVILQYFSKYRGIAVGLLLTSGPISALLFPAVMSALTVAYGFRGALTVFSAIIMNIFAFRVMLKEPLWLSSAGERTQRHVRRSRHVLKTTKQLTECDASLLTKADEPAGTAFSLQKLLQEAHRRSISNLEVETVDIEEDVPKTEICLTEHDILRPMKDACSKHSEEFMSACQGFKQSCVAKVDRSESLLSDEQDAEARLLLGPTNSLTTPDAHLEELYQDNTTEKQSPQVCQAYRKIDKDVKTMALEYEGGKPAASKAIVSTISRQLLLRALQNIVPSTSSTASFIAAVLASMLLDYVNSVHLFTMVDYARDKGVSHMHASMALTYAAAPEIFGRLLLPYIADIGWVSRPSLACACTIAAGILFGVTPETKQVMHLVVRALSSVLMAALLTMRQVLVADYMGPEAVSLVSGVSGSLLVPVLLCNPMIFGYFRDKMGSYDNLYRIVAGIICGTGLVLFVYLFRSSRSKGTTIKSSMGAL; encoded by the exons ATGCGGAACCGCGTCGACTGCCGATGGGACGTGGCTGCAGTGGCACTGCTGGCTAATCTTTTTGCGTCAGCCACCAATAGAGGCATGGGTTGGTTCTACGTGGCCTTTATTGAGGAGTTCAGCGTGGATCGCCAGACCGCCTCGTGGCCAGGCTCCATTTTGTTGGCCTGCTACCGATCCTCCG GTATGCTGGTCGCTGTACTGCACAAGCGCATTTCACTGTTTTGGATTGGCCTTGTGGGCAGCGTTTTCCTCTGGGGAGGTATGATGGCATCTGCGTTTGCCCCAAGCATTGCCTGGATGTCTTTTACTATGGGATTTGTTCATG GTATCGGTGCCGGGGTGACATTGCTATCGCACACGGTAGTGATCTTGCAGTACTTCAGCAAATACCGGGGCATAGCAGTAGGTCTCCTGCTAACATCAGGTCCCATCAGCGCCCTTTTATTTCCTGCGGTGATGTCTGCCCTGACTGTTGCGTACGGGTTCCGCGGAGCCTTGACTGTCTTCAGTGCTATCATCATGAATATATTCGCGTTCAGGGTAATGCTGAAAGAGCCGCTTTGGCTTAGCTCTGCAGGAGAAAGGACACAAAGACATGTTCGACGCAGCAGGCACGTGTTGAAGACAACCAAACAGCTAACTGAGTGCGACGCTTCACTTCTCACGAAAGCGGACGAACCGGCTGGCACCGCCTTTTCGTTACAAAAACTGCTTCAAGAGGCTCACAGACGCAGTATATCGAACTTAGAAGTGGAAACGGTGGACATTGAAGAAGATGTTCCCAAAACCGAAATATGTTTAACGGAACACGACATCTTGAGACCCATGAAAGACGCCTGTTCTAAACACAGCGAAGAATTTATGTCCGCTTGCCAAGGCTTTAAACAGAGTTGCGTAGCCAAAGTGGACAGGAGCGAGTCCTTGCTATCAGATGAACAAGACGCTGAGGCTAGACTTCTTTTAGGCCCTACGAATTCATTAACCACTCCCGATGCGCATCTTGAGGAGCTGTATCAGGATAATACAACGGAAAAACAATCACCTCAAGTTTGTCAGGCATACAGGAAAATTGACAAGGACGTGAAAACAATGGCTCTCGAATATGAAGGCGGTAAACCAGCGGCTTCGAAGGCCATAGTTTCGACAATCTCGCGACAACTGCTACTTAGGGCTCTTCAGAACATCGTTCCAAGCACGTCGTCTACAGCGAGCTTCATTGCAGCCGTCTTGGCTTCAATGCTGCTGGACTACGTGAACTCAGTGCACCTTTTCACAATGGTGGACTACGCGCGTGACAAGGGCGTCTCTCATATGCATGCTTCAATGGCCCTCACATACGCAGCAGCACCGGAGATCTTTGGGCGTCTGCTTTTACCTTACATCGCGGATATCGGTTGGGTGAGCAGACCATCTTTAGCCTGTGCATGTACGATAGCAGCCGGGATACTGTTCGGAGTCACTCCAGAGACAAAGCAAGTAATGCACCTCGTCGTTCGGGCGCTATCATCGGTGTTAATGGCGGCACTTTTGACAATGAGGCAAGTGCTGGTAGCTGACTACATGGGGCCCGAGGCCGTCAGTCTGGTCTCAGGAGTGTCGGGCTCGCTTCTTGTTCCAGTACTGTTGTGCAACCCGATGATATTTG GTTATTTCCGGGACAAAATGGGCTCCTATGACAACCTCTACCGCATCGTGGCTGGGATTATTTGCGGCACTGGACTtgttctttttgtctatttatttCGCTCAAGCAGGTCGAAAGGGACAACCATAAAAAGCAGCATGGGTGCATTGTGA